One genomic region from Anabaena sp. PCC 7108 encodes:
- a CDS encoding phycobilisome linker polypeptide, which yields MTLSMEQRLGISAVLDTKIELRLNYSEDELQQIFKATYEHVFGRERVYIGGTFANAESMLRNGQISVRQFVQTLAKSEFYKERFFYNNSQIRFIELNYKHLLGRAPYDQSEIAYHTDIYASQGYDAEIDSYIDSVEYTSAFGDNTVPYFRGFKSIPGMKQVGFNRLFTLYRGNGNSDNAGSKTPRLRQQLAMNLPNTIVPPTTYIRSASAIGGGQLNSSSARGDNRMYVMEVIAGGVGTKVAVRRSRQVYTVSFDQLSQKYQQIHKQGGKIISVKPL from the coding sequence ATGACCCTTTCAATGGAACAAAGGTTAGGCATCAGTGCGGTTTTAGACACAAAAATCGAACTACGCCTTAATTACAGCGAAGACGAATTACAACAGATATTTAAAGCCACTTACGAACACGTATTTGGACGTGAAAGAGTTTATATTGGCGGAACTTTTGCTAATGCAGAATCAATGCTTCGCAATGGACAAATTAGTGTACGCCAATTTGTGCAAACATTAGCAAAATCAGAATTTTACAAAGAGCGATTTTTTTATAACAACTCCCAAATTCGCTTCATTGAACTGAATTATAAGCACTTGTTAGGACGCGCTCCCTACGATCAGTCAGAAATTGCTTATCATACCGATATCTATGCTTCCCAAGGCTACGATGCAGAAATAGACTCTTACATCGACAGTGTAGAATACACCAGCGCCTTTGGTGATAATACAGTTCCCTACTTCCGTGGTTTTAAGTCAATTCCTGGCATGAAACAAGTAGGATTCAACCGCTTGTTTACACTATATCGGGGTAATGGTAACAGCGATAATGCTGGCTCAAAAACCCCCCGCTTAAGACAACAACTGGCAATGAATTTGCCTAATACTATTGTTCCTCCTACCACATATATTAGATCTGCATCTGCTATTGGTGGTGGACAATTAAATAGTTCCTCCGCTCGCGGAGACAACCGGATGTATGTGATGGAAGTCATCGCTGGTGGTGTTGGTACAAAAGTAGCAGTACGTCGTAGCCGTCAAGTTTACACCGTATCCTTTGATCAACTCTCCCAAAAATATCAGCAAATTCACAAACAAGGCGGCAAAATTATCAGCGTCAAGCCATTGTAA
- a CDS encoding PAS domain S-box protein produces MLNLFGVAIGLFIITLFTTYYLLQRQITQRQQAENILRQQTERERLVSQIAHQIRKSLNLDEVLVTTVAEVKQFLQADRVLIYRLWEDGTGSAITETVSPDYPCILGETFPAEVFPKEYHQAYTQGKTRAITDINQSDVDSCLAEFVKQFGVKAKLVVPILQEVREVVPHSQPYLWGLLIAHQCSHTREWQPWEVELMVQLANQVAIAIQQSELYEQLQELNIELENRVQRRTEELAKTNNSLRAEIAERKRTEVALNHTNQTLQSLIAASPRAIFTLDLNNNVKIWNPAAERMFGWTEIEILDQPNPIMSEDLEEYKKIKQNVAEGITPPSLEVSRYKKDGSLIDIVFSAAPLRNSMGIISGIVAVVADITERNRISKALRRSEERFRSLIENALDVITILDTDGTIQYISPSVEKVLGYQSANLIHQNFFASIHPDDFVTTCYHITNAIKNPDVPLPVEFRYRHEDGSWRTLEAISQKFVDDSELTCIVVNSRDITERKRLEEVRLALEKEKELSSMKIRFFSMASHEFRTPLSVTLAAAQLLENSPHAWQDDQKRTRNLHRIQDSVKNMVQLLDDILTINRAETGNLEFNPKYLDLEQFSRQFVEEIRLSDASRHKLTFICEGNWEKAYLDEKLLRSILGNLLSNAIKYSPENTSVDFSLIFEKQEVIIKISDQGIGIPVTDQNQLFEPFHRGKNVRNIPGTGLGLVVVQKCVDLHGGSLKIVSDSGNGTTVTVILPMV; encoded by the coding sequence ATGCTCAATCTATTCGGTGTTGCAATTGGATTATTTATCATCACCCTGTTCACAACTTACTACCTTCTACAACGACAAATAACTCAACGACAACAAGCAGAAAATATCCTCCGACAGCAAACAGAAAGAGAACGTCTAGTTAGTCAAATAGCTCACCAAATTCGTAAATCTCTGAATTTAGATGAAGTTCTAGTCACCACAGTTGCAGAGGTAAAACAGTTTCTCCAAGCTGACAGAGTGCTGATTTATCGGCTTTGGGAAGACGGAACTGGTAGCGCGATTACCGAAACAGTATCACCTGATTATCCTTGTATTTTGGGAGAAACATTTCCGGCAGAAGTCTTTCCTAAAGAATATCATCAAGCCTACACTCAAGGAAAAACCCGTGCTATTACTGATATTAATCAAAGCGATGTAGATTCATGTTTAGCAGAATTTGTGAAACAGTTTGGTGTGAAAGCTAAATTGGTAGTACCAATATTGCAAGAAGTTCGGGAAGTTGTTCCCCATTCTCAACCTTATCTTTGGGGTTTGTTGATTGCTCACCAATGTAGTCATACCCGTGAATGGCAACCTTGGGAAGTTGAATTGATGGTACAATTAGCGAATCAAGTTGCGATCGCAATTCAACAGTCAGAACTCTACGAACAATTACAAGAACTGAATATAGAACTAGAAAACCGAGTCCAACGACGCACAGAAGAACTAGCTAAAACCAATAATTCTTTACGAGCAGAAATTGCTGAACGCAAACGGACTGAAGTTGCTTTAAATCACACTAATCAAACCCTTCAATCTCTGATTGCTGCTTCACCCCGTGCTATTTTTACCCTAGATTTAAACAACAATGTCAAAATCTGGAATCCAGCAGCCGAAAGGATGTTTGGTTGGACTGAAATAGAAATATTAGATCAGCCGAACCCTATCATGTCTGAAGATTTGGAAGAATATAAAAAAATTAAACAAAATGTTGCTGAAGGTATCACACCTCCTAGTTTAGAAGTAAGCAGATATAAAAAAGATGGTTCATTAATTGATATTGTATTTTCAGCCGCTCCTCTTCGCAATAGTATGGGAATAATTAGCGGTATAGTAGCAGTTGTCGCTGACATTACAGAAAGAAATCGCATTAGTAAAGCATTACGAAGAAGTGAAGAAAGATTTCGCTCACTAATCGAAAATGCCCTAGATGTTATTACTATTCTCGATACAGATGGAACTATTCAATATATTAGTCCATCGGTAGAAAAAGTCTTAGGTTATCAATCTGCTAATTTGATTCATCAAAACTTTTTTGCATCTATTCATCCTGATGATTTCGTAACAACTTGTTATCACATTACCAATGCCATTAAAAATCCTGATGTTCCCTTACCTGTAGAATTTCGCTATCGTCATGAAGATGGTTCTTGGCGAACTTTAGAAGCTATTAGTCAGAAATTTGTTGATGATTCTGAACTAACGTGCATTGTTGTTAATTCTCGTGATATTACCGAACGCAAACGATTAGAAGAAGTACGATTAGCATTGGAAAAAGAAAAAGAATTAAGCTCTATGAAAATTCGTTTTTTTTCAATGGCATCTCATGAATTTAGGACACCATTAAGTGTTACCTTAGCAGCTGCTCAGTTGCTAGAAAATTCTCCCCATGCTTGGCAAGATGACCAAAAAAGAACTCGCAATTTACACCGCATTCAAGATTCTGTAAAAAATATGGTGCAGCTTCTTGATGATATTTTAACCATCAATCGAGCCGAAACTGGCAACTTGGAATTTAACCCTAAATATCTAGATTTAGAACAATTTTCACGTCAATTTGTTGAAGAAATACGTCTGAGTGATGCCTCTCGACATAAACTTACTTTTATTTGTGAAGGCAACTGGGAAAAAGCATATTTAGATGAAAAATTATTGCGTTCAATTTTAGGAAATCTGTTATCAAATGCTATTAAATATTCTCCAGAAAATACTTCAGTTGATTTTTCTCTTATTTTTGAGAAACAAGAAGTAATAATTAAAATTTCTGATCAAGGAATTGGCATTCCTGTAACTGATCAAAATCAATTATTTGAACCGTTTCATCGAGGTAAAAATGTTCGTAATATTCCCGGTACAGGATTAGGTTTGGTGGTTGTTCAAAAATGCGTAGATTTACACGGAGGTAGTTTAAAAATTGTCAGTGATTCCGGTAATGGTACAACAGTCACTGTTATATTGCCTATGGTATAG
- a CDS encoding HEAT repeat domain-containing protein has product MINVQTDITLDQLAFLSLESLIEAYHICPNQNIQARIISILAELGDDLALDLLVDVVGVEVANHCQGNVRRVAARGLEQMVISTTDSEKRQKAIDKLSWALLNAEDWALRYAAAVSLGGIATKEINTILYQAMTEESDQVVKERIRMILNM; this is encoded by the coding sequence ATGATAAATGTACAAACAGACATAACATTAGATCAACTTGCATTCCTAAGTCTGGAATCTTTGATTGAGGCTTATCACATTTGCCCAAATCAGAATATACAGGCACGAATTATCAGCATTCTTGCCGAACTTGGTGATGATTTGGCTTTAGATTTGCTAGTGGATGTAGTAGGTGTAGAAGTTGCTAATCACTGCCAAGGAAATGTGCGTCGTGTGGCGGCTAGGGGCTTAGAACAGATGGTGATTTCCACTACTGACTCTGAAAAAAGACAAAAGGCAATTGATAAGCTTTCTTGGGCTTTATTAAATGCTGAAGATTGGGCGTTGCGTTATGCGGCGGCGGTTTCTTTGGGAGGAATTGCGACAAAGGAAATTAATACTATCCTTTACCAAGCTATGACGGAAGAATCAGACCAGGTAGTTAAAGAAAGGATTCGGATGATTTTGAATATGTAA
- a CDS encoding HEAT repeat domain-containing protein: MVTTSPTEPILSPETAIASLDNEDNQIRYYAAWWLGKHQIQSACAALCHQLQDVRYRTVQGGYPLRRQAARALGQLKNIQAVPALLDALNCDEDQQLREVVIEALGKIGDSTAAFPLLKLLQSGKSQPYEALIEALGELRVIEARPLVEPFLQHSSERVQCAAARYLYLITQKPEYLERIIENLNHENPYLRWAAAFDLGAIGHIQAAEAIVQAKVGNSLKLLNLKRILETVLESDKSEFEKQQATQNLFQIIDQLLIQL; this comes from the coding sequence ATGGTTACTACTTCTCCTACTGAACCCATTCTCTCACCTGAAACTGCTATCGCATCCTTAGATAACGAGGATAATCAAATTAGATATTACGCTGCTTGGTGGTTAGGAAAACATCAAATTCAATCAGCCTGTGCAGCACTTTGTCATCAACTTCAAGATGTCCGTTATCGCACAGTCCAAGGTGGCTATCCCTTACGTCGTCAAGCTGCGCGTGCTTTAGGACAACTCAAAAATATTCAAGCAGTACCCGCATTACTAGATGCCCTAAACTGTGATGAAGATCAACAATTGCGCGAAGTTGTCATTGAGGCTTTAGGGAAAATTGGCGATTCCACTGCTGCTTTTCCCCTATTAAAACTTTTGCAATCTGGTAAATCCCAACCCTACGAAGCTTTAATTGAAGCCTTGGGAGAATTGCGGGTAATAGAAGCACGTCCTTTGGTTGAGCCATTTTTACAGCATTCCTCAGAACGAGTTCAATGTGCTGCGGCTCGTTATCTTTATCTCATCACCCAAAAACCGGAATATTTAGAACGCATTATTGAAAATCTTAACCATGAAAATCCCTATTTGCGCTGGGCTGCGGCTTTTGATTTAGGGGCAATTGGTCACATACAAGCGGCTGAAGCAATTGTGCAAGCAAAAGTTGGTAATAGTCTTAAGTTGTTAAACCTGAAACGTATTTTAGAAACAGTATTAGAAAGCGATAAATCAGAGTTTGAAAAACAACAAGCAACACAAAATCTATTTCAAATAATTGATCAACTTTTAATCCAACTTTAA
- a CDS encoding Panacea domain-containing protein: protein MATVFDVARYILEKQGEITSMKLQKLVYYSQAWNLVWDESELFEERIEAWANGAVVRDLYNLHKGKFKVNKESFTEGNSNALTDSEKENIDKVLDFYGDYTAQQLSDINHQEDPWINARGDLPAMAICNNEITRDAIFEYHSGIWNEPESDE from the coding sequence ATGGCTACAGTATTTGATGTTGCTCGTTATATCCTTGAAAAACAAGGTGAAATTACATCAATGAAACTTCAAAAGCTTGTCTATTATAGTCAAGCATGGAATTTAGTATGGGATGAGTCTGAGTTGTTTGAAGAAAGAATTGAGGCTTGGGCTAACGGAGCAGTAGTTCGAGATTTATATAACCTTCATAAAGGTAAGTTTAAGGTTAATAAGGAATCTTTTACAGAAGGGAATAGCAATGCGCTGACAGATAGCGAAAAAGAGAATATTGATAAGGTCTTAGATTTTTATGGGGATTATACAGCACAGCAACTTAGTGACATTAATCACCAAGAAGATCCTTGGATAAATGCAAGAGGTGATTTACCAGCTATGGCAATCTGTAATAATGAAATAACTAGAGATGCAATTTTTGAATATCATTCTGGAATTTGGAATGAACCAGAATCAGATGAGTAA
- the sir gene encoding sulfite reductase, ferredoxin dependent, which translates to MVNSAASPLTNRKPSKVEGIKENSNFLREPVATEILQDTTHFSEDAIQILKFHGSYQQDNRDNRAKGQEKDYQMMLRTKNPGGFVPPELYLALDKLADEYGNHTLRATTRQGFQLHGILKKNLKNAIATIVKNLGSTLGACGDINRNVMAPPAPFKNRPEYQYAWEYAQNIADLLSPQTGAYYEIWLDGEKAISAEEHPEVKAARERNGHGTIVHNNEEPIYGTHYMPRKFKVCVTVPGDNSVDLYSQDLTLVVMTNKKGELQGFNVFAGGGLGRTHNKEETFARIADPICYVAKDDVYDLVKAIVATQRDYGDRTDRRHARLKYLINDWGVDKFRTQVEEYFGKAVEPFKQLPKFKYQDYLGWNEQGDGKLFLGISIDNGRVKDEGSFQLKTALREIVERFNLPIRLTGNHNVIFYDIAPENKEAIQEILDIRGVVSDPGKIEPLTRFAMACPALPTCGLAITESERAIPGILERIRNLLDKLGLQKDHFVVRMTGCPNGCARPYMAELGFVGSAPESYQVWLGGSPDQTRLAQPIIEKLHDNDIESFLEPIFVFFKKSRKGKEVFGDFCDRIGFDAIREFSDTYTPGTPTSSGKSRHRVSLRDDVYLHLKETAEKQDRPMTDLVHEALDKYFQSL; encoded by the coding sequence ATGGTTAACTCTGCTGCTTCCCCTCTCACAAACCGCAAACCTTCCAAAGTAGAAGGTATCAAAGAAAATAGTAATTTTTTGCGTGAACCTGTAGCCACTGAGATACTTCAGGATACAACTCATTTTAGTGAAGATGCCATACAAATTCTGAAGTTTCACGGATCTTATCAACAGGATAACCGTGATAACCGTGCTAAGGGACAAGAAAAAGATTACCAAATGATGCTAAGGACAAAAAATCCGGGTGGGTTTGTACCCCCTGAGCTTTATTTGGCTTTAGACAAGCTGGCTGATGAATATGGTAATCATACGTTAAGAGCTACTACCCGCCAAGGTTTTCAGCTACATGGGATTTTGAAAAAGAATCTCAAGAATGCGATCGCTACAATTGTCAAAAATCTAGGTTCAACTTTGGGTGCTTGTGGTGACATCAACCGCAACGTTATGGCTCCCCCTGCCCCATTTAAGAATCGCCCAGAATATCAGTATGCTTGGGAATATGCCCAAAATATTGCTGATTTGCTCTCCCCCCAAACCGGCGCTTATTATGAAATTTGGTTAGATGGTGAAAAAGCCATTAGCGCGGAAGAACATCCAGAAGTGAAAGCCGCCAGGGAACGAAATGGTCATGGTACTATTGTCCATAATAATGAGGAACCAATTTATGGTACTCACTATATGCCCCGCAAATTTAAAGTTTGCGTCACGGTTCCCGGTGATAATTCCGTTGATTTGTATTCCCAAGATTTGACTTTGGTAGTGATGACCAATAAAAAAGGTGAACTCCAAGGTTTTAATGTTTTTGCGGGTGGTGGTTTAGGAAGAACCCACAATAAAGAAGAAACTTTTGCGCGAATAGCCGACCCAATTTGCTATGTAGCCAAAGATGATGTTTATGATTTAGTTAAAGCCATTGTTGCCACTCAAAGAGATTATGGCGATCGCACCGACCGTCGTCACGCCAGATTAAAATATTTAATCAATGATTGGGGTGTGGACAAATTCCGTACTCAAGTTGAAGAATACTTTGGTAAAGCAGTCGAACCTTTTAAACAATTACCCAAATTCAAATATCAAGATTATCTAGGCTGGAATGAACAAGGTGACGGTAAGCTATTTTTAGGAATTTCCATCGATAATGGTCGGGTAAAAGATGAAGGTTCCTTTCAACTCAAAACCGCTTTGCGGGAAATTGTGGAAAGATTTAACTTACCAATTCGTCTCACAGGCAACCACAACGTCATTTTTTACGACATTGCACCAGAGAACAAAGAAGCAATTCAAGAAATTTTAGACATTCGCGGCGTTGTCTCTGACCCTGGTAAAATTGAACCGTTAACACGGTTTGCTATGGCTTGTCCCGCTTTACCTACCTGCGGTTTAGCGATTACAGAATCAGAAAGAGCAATTCCCGGAATTTTAGAAAGAATTCGTAACCTATTAGATAAATTAGGTTTACAAAAAGACCATTTTGTGGTCAGGATGACTGGTTGCCCTAACGGTTGCGCTCGTCCTTATATGGCAGAATTAGGTTTTGTGGGTAGCGCACCAGAATCTTACCAAGTTTGGTTAGGTGGTTCACCAGATCAAACACGCTTGGCGCAACCTATCATTGAAAAGCTGCATGACAATGATATAGAAAGCTTTTTAGAGCCGATTTTTGTCTTTTTTAAGAAATCACGGAAAGGTAAAGAGGTTTTTGGTGATTTTTGCGACAGAATTGGTTTTGATGCTATCCGCGAATTTTCAGATACCTATACACCTGGAACTCCTACCAGTAGTGGTAAATCACGTCATCGGGTGAGCTTGCGTGATGATGTTTATTTACATCTAAAAGAAACGGCTGAAAAACAAGATCGGCCTATGACTGATTTGGTACATGAAGCTTTGGATAAGTATTTCCAAAGTCTATAG
- a CDS encoding response regulator transcription factor produces the protein MRILLVEDDIRLAETLAEALTDQLYVVDIATDGEAGWDCTKALNYDLLLLDLMLPEIDGITLCHRLRSHGYKMPVLMITACDTISQKITGLDAGADDYIIKPVDLGELFARIRALLRRGNTVSPPILEWGNLQLNPSTYEVSYDGNPVHFTPKEYSLMELLLRNGRRVLSRSLIIEHIWRTETSPDEHTVKVHLRSVRQKLKAVGAPEDFIETMHGMGYRLKSWSEKPFINQC, from the coding sequence ATGAGGATTCTTTTAGTTGAAGACGATATTCGTTTGGCTGAAACGCTGGCAGAGGCACTCACAGACCAGCTTTATGTTGTTGATATTGCCACAGATGGAGAAGCAGGTTGGGATTGTACCAAAGCTCTAAACTATGACCTGCTGCTGTTGGATCTGATGTTACCGGAAATTGATGGTATTACTCTGTGCCATCGATTGCGATCGCATGGCTATAAAATGCCTGTGTTGATGATCACCGCCTGTGATACAATCAGCCAGAAAATCACGGGCTTAGATGCCGGAGCAGATGACTATATCATTAAACCTGTTGACTTGGGCGAATTGTTTGCTCGAATTCGTGCTTTGTTGCGCCGAGGGAACACAGTTTCCCCTCCCATTCTAGAATGGGGAAATCTGCAACTCAACCCCAGTACTTATGAGGTAAGTTACGATGGTAATCCTGTTCATTTCACACCCAAAGAATACAGTTTAATGGAATTGCTACTGCGAAATGGTAGACGAGTCCTGAGTCGCAGCCTGATAATTGAACATATTTGGAGAACGGAAACATCTCCTGATGAACATACTGTAAAAGTTCATCTCAGAAGTGTACGACAGAAACTCAAAGCAGTCGGCGCACCTGAAGATTTTATTGAAACCATGCACGGTATGGGCTATCGTCTTAAATCTTGGAGTGAAAAACCATTTATCAATCAGTGTTAA
- a CDS encoding carbonic anhydrase: MSKICFWMLYFLESIDISIMNISVSIKNLVFRNFLFIVTSCIGMAVFSTQVLAEDKTPHWSYGGAGNPTQWGQLNSEFSLCELGRDQSPININDAVKGSPANIEFNYKPTPLSVVNNGNTIQVNYQPGSTIKINGEEYELLQFHFHTPSEHTINGKASALEMHLVHRNAKKQLAVVGIMMEKGAANQLIEQIWQHIPTVGKTNIVKSSMINAANLLPNNKTFFSYSGSLTTPPCSESVKWNVLTKPIQVSEEQIEAFQSLYQVNARPVQPVNGRRIEFHEQ, from the coding sequence ATGTCTAAAATCTGTTTTTGGATGTTATACTTTTTGGAAAGTATAGATATTAGCATTATGAACATCAGTGTGAGCATCAAAAATCTTGTGTTTAGAAATTTTCTGTTTATAGTCACATCTTGTATAGGTATGGCTGTATTTTCCACACAAGTCTTAGCTGAGGACAAGACACCACATTGGAGTTATGGTGGTGCAGGTAATCCTACTCAATGGGGACAACTAAATAGTGAATTTTCTCTGTGTGAACTAGGAAGAGATCAATCTCCCATTAATATTAATGATGCTGTCAAGGGAAGTCCTGCAAATATTGAGTTTAACTATAAACCAACACCGTTATCAGTTGTTAATAATGGTAATACTATCCAAGTAAATTACCAACCAGGTAGCACTATTAAAATCAATGGTGAAGAATATGAACTGCTTCAGTTTCATTTTCACACACCAAGTGAACATACTATTAATGGTAAAGCTTCGGCGCTGGAAATGCACTTGGTACACCGCAATGCTAAAAAGCAATTAGCAGTTGTGGGAATAATGATGGAAAAAGGTGCAGCTAATCAATTAATTGAGCAGATTTGGCAACATATTCCCACGGTAGGAAAAACCAATATTGTCAAAAGTTCGATGATTAATGCTGCCAATTTATTACCTAATAATAAAACTTTTTTCAGCTACAGTGGCTCACTAACTACACCACCATGTAGTGAAAGTGTAAAATGGAATGTATTAACAAAACCAATTCAGGTTTCAGAAGAACAGATTGAAGCTTTCCAAAGTTTATATCAAGTGAATGCCCGGCCAGTACAACCTGTAAATGGTAGAAGAATTGAATTTCACGAACAATAA